In Desulfovibrio psychrotolerans, a single window of DNA contains:
- a CDS encoding glycosyltransferase family 2 protein, with protein sequence MPDTIPKSALAPSRFHVVIPCYNCERYIDICLDSLRNQAFTQWTALVADDASQDRTARLASRHAADDPRITVHSGFQRAWLMGNTLATLRSLHLAPSDVVAVLDGDDFIRPDCLQRLWDAHQQGYDIVYTDETIERQKHSIGGPLLRGVPVREQAWCFSQLRSFKAYLFGLLDDATFRDESGRYFRAAGDLSLYLPMAELAGPDKVHFIPERLYFYRVHDQCNSAVMRHEQLCNNRYIRSRPALARQTTHFDFRLRLNGHQQPPASQHTPDLWSQLSELIQNEVLHQHSTIELPVTLEKSDLPRLGPAVRALLPQPYTIAVEHIILPEERDAWRAYHGLWIGEGVFLMGVPASTM encoded by the coding sequence ATGCCTGACACCATACCGAAAAGCGCCCTTGCCCCGAGCCGGTTCCATGTGGTCATCCCGTGCTACAACTGCGAGCGCTACATTGATATCTGCCTTGATTCTTTGCGGAATCAGGCCTTTACACAATGGACCGCCCTGGTTGCAGACGATGCCTCGCAGGACAGAACGGCACGCCTCGCATCCCGCCACGCAGCCGATGACCCGCGCATAACGGTGCATTCGGGCTTCCAGCGGGCATGGCTCATGGGCAACACGCTGGCCACGCTGCGTTCACTCCACCTTGCTCCATCCGATGTGGTGGCCGTGCTGGACGGGGACGATTTTATCCGCCCGGACTGCCTGCAACGCTTGTGGGATGCCCATCAGCAGGGCTACGACATTGTGTATACCGATGAGACCATTGAGAGACAGAAACACTCCATCGGCGGCCCGCTGCTGCGCGGCGTGCCTGTTCGCGAACAGGCATGGTGCTTCTCGCAGCTACGCTCATTCAAAGCTTACCTGTTCGGGCTTCTGGACGATGCCACGTTCCGCGATGAAAGCGGGAGATACTTCCGCGCGGCTGGCGACCTTTCGCTCTACCTGCCCATGGCAGAGCTTGCCGGGCCGGATAAGGTACACTTCATACCGGAGCGCCTCTATTTCTACCGTGTGCACGACCAGTGCAACTCCGCCGTGATGCGTCATGAACAGTTGTGCAACAACAGGTACATACGGTCCAGACCGGCACTGGCAAGGCAGACCACCCATTTTGATTTCCGCCTGCGGCTCAACGGTCACCAGCAACCGCCAGCATCACAGCACACGCCCGACCTGTGGTCGCAGCTCTCGGAGCTCATCCAAAACGAAGTGCTGCATCAGCACAGCACAATAGAATTGCCCGTGACTCTGGAAAAAAGCGATCTTCCCCGCCTGGGCCCGGCAGTGCGCGCCCTGCTTCCTCAGCCTTACACCATAGCGGTGGAGCACATCATATTACCTGAAGAGCGGGATGCGTGGCGTGCCTACCATGGCCTGTGGATTGGCGAGGGAGTGTTCCTTATGGGGGTGCCTGCGTCTACGATGTAA
- a CDS encoding glycosyltransferase, translating to MTETAHAPRTAPQAESAAGRVSGAALRICLAHPNPGPECETFIRAHIRGLSGVHAVLHGGHMALRDTADNVLHPGLPQEPAQLFSPSGKAETQTHGQAAMNMARFLRSGRTDVVLAQYGPTGVALLPACREAQIPLVAHFHGYDASLCPVLAKYAAGYAALFEHAAAVIAVSQEMRQDLLRLGAPEDRLHVIPYGVDASMFTAASPQDAPPRFVSVGRFVDKKAPETVLAAFAAVHADIPDATLVMLGDGVLRPACIRLAACLGVAHAVSFPGAVSHDEVAQAMRGARCFVQHSVTAPTGDKEGTPNAVLEAAASGLPVVATYHAGIREAVVHEHTGLLCHEHDAATMADHMRRMARSPALAAALGAAGRAHVQACYDRERQLAALTQVLQAAVQETPR from the coding sequence ATGACCGAAACAGCCCATGCGCCCCGCACCGCTCCGCAGGCGGAATCCGCCGCCGGGCGCGTCTCCGGTGCCGCACTGCGCATCTGCCTTGCGCACCCCAATCCCGGACCGGAATGCGAAACGTTCATCCGTGCCCATATCCGGGGATTATCCGGCGTGCACGCCGTGCTGCACGGAGGCCACATGGCCCTGCGGGATACTGCGGACAACGTGCTACACCCCGGCCTGCCGCAGGAACCTGCGCAGCTCTTCTCCCCCTCGGGCAAGGCGGAAACGCAGACGCACGGGCAGGCTGCCATGAACATGGCCCGGTTTCTGCGCTCCGGCCGCACGGATGTGGTGCTGGCGCAATACGGCCCCACGGGAGTGGCCCTGCTGCCAGCCTGCCGTGAGGCCCAAATTCCGCTGGTGGCGCACTTCCATGGTTACGACGCTTCGCTCTGCCCTGTGCTTGCCAAGTACGCTGCGGGCTACGCCGCACTCTTTGAGCACGCCGCCGCCGTTATAGCCGTTTCGCAGGAAATGCGGCAGGACCTGCTGCGCCTTGGCGCGCCCGAAGACCGCTTGCACGTCATCCCCTACGGTGTAGATGCGTCCATGTTCACTGCTGCTTCGCCGCAGGATGCCCCGCCCCGGTTCGTCAGCGTTGGGCGATTTGTAGACAAAAAGGCCCCGGAAACGGTGCTTGCGGCCTTTGCCGCCGTGCACGCCGACATACCCGATGCCACTCTGGTCATGCTGGGTGATGGTGTGCTGCGTCCGGCGTGCATCCGCCTTGCCGCCTGCCTTGGTGTGGCGCACGCCGTGTCTTTTCCCGGAGCCGTTTCCCATGACGAGGTTGCGCAGGCTATGCGCGGGGCGCGCTGTTTTGTGCAGCATTCCGTCACCGCCCCCACCGGCGACAAGGAAGGCACGCCCAACGCCGTGCTGGAGGCGGCTGCCTCGGGCCTGCCTGTTGTGGCCACGTATCATGCAGGTATCCGCGAAGCCGTAGTGCATGAGCACACCGGCCTGCTGTGCCATGAACACGATGCCGCCACCATGGCCGACCACATGCGCCGCATGGCCCGCTCTCCTGCGCTTGCCGCCGCGCTGGGCGCGGCCGGAAGGGCACACGTGCAGGCCTGCTACGACAGGGAAAGGCAGCTTGCGGCACTGACGCAGGTGCTTCAGGCTGCGGTACAGGAAACGCCTCGCTGA
- a CDS encoding glycosyltransferase, giving the protein MKALFCTYDRPGYVGGPNAGLRRLLPALRERGIEAECLLLTFGDVRACPTLNALHRSGVPCQHAPYHATTEERVRWILSAVQQRPPAVFVPNIVPAAYYAAMHLKRRGIRCIGVLRSDDGFHRQLAQLFLRTSQERAMDAWVAVSDHLKRMVEQHTPCVVQIPSSAVFPHDDFLPRMHPDQPLRILYSGRLADTQKRISLVTRSLCRLTHTLPDTQATIAGNGPQRAEVEAILAAHPNARVTLLPPQDSANMPALLRTHHAVLLMSEYEGMPLCLLEGMAHGLVPLSTPVESGVPELIRHGETGFLLHEPERDLEEAARALRDPHTFARLSRNARDLVRERFSPDACADAWAHLIATQGASARPQPVRMPVRLCLPPSVGIREDDRATPFRALTAAAASLLPPHHPFLRPRCRPGFVDLYTVRRSILAALTHTLPQFRGTVVDMGAGCAPYRTLFLDAPAVTRYLTADMPQGGYGPQDMPHDAPPPWDMPWDGRTLPMEPGKAGAVVLTEVLEHCPDPARVLAEAHRVLTPGGLIFLTVPFLWPLHDVPCDAYRYTPWTLERLLQSTGFADVQVRPLGGFDAAMAQMLGLYIRRRSLQSGYLRVLRPLLSFAAAPVVRLLTAQDNPPSHFHEGLMCSGLWATARKPSFAPHADAGTPAPEARHGERGCASPLPDACTPAAPEQS; this is encoded by the coding sequence ATGAAAGCCCTGTTCTGCACCTACGACCGCCCCGGCTATGTGGGCGGGCCCAACGCCGGACTGCGCCGCCTGCTGCCCGCCCTGCGGGAGCGCGGCATAGAGGCGGAATGCCTGCTGCTTACCTTCGGGGATGTACGCGCCTGCCCCACGCTAAACGCTCTGCACAGGTCGGGCGTGCCGTGCCAGCACGCCCCCTACCACGCCACCACGGAAGAGCGTGTGCGCTGGATACTCTCCGCCGTGCAGCAACGCCCGCCCGCCGTGTTTGTCCCCAACATCGTGCCCGCCGCCTACTACGCCGCCATGCACCTGAAACGGCGCGGCATCCGCTGCATAGGCGTGCTGCGCTCGGACGACGGGTTCCACAGGCAACTGGCCCAACTCTTCCTGCGCACATCGCAGGAGCGGGCCATGGATGCGTGGGTTGCCGTTTCCGACCATCTCAAACGCATGGTGGAGCAACACACCCCCTGTGTGGTGCAGATTCCCTCCAGCGCGGTCTTTCCCCATGACGATTTTCTGCCGCGCATGCACCCGGACCAGCCCCTGCGCATCCTCTATTCCGGAAGGCTCGCCGACACCCAGAAACGCATCAGCCTTGTTACGCGCTCCCTGTGCAGGCTCACGCACACCCTCCCGGACACGCAGGCAACCATAGCGGGCAACGGACCGCAGCGCGCAGAGGTGGAAGCTATTCTCGCCGCCCACCCAAATGCCCGCGTCACGCTGCTGCCTCCGCAGGACAGCGCGAACATGCCCGCCCTGCTGCGCACCCACCATGCGGTGCTGCTCATGTCGGAATACGAGGGAATGCCCCTGTGCCTTCTGGAAGGCATGGCCCACGGCCTTGTGCCTCTTTCCACCCCCGTGGAGAGCGGCGTGCCCGAACTTATCCGCCACGGAGAAACCGGTTTTCTGCTCCATGAACCGGAACGCGATCTTGAAGAAGCGGCCCGTGCCCTGCGCGACCCGCACACCTTTGCCCGTCTTTCCCGCAACGCCCGCGACCTTGTGCGGGAACGGTTTTCGCCCGATGCCTGTGCCGATGCGTGGGCGCACCTCATCGCCACGCAGGGTGCATCTGCCCGCCCGCAGCCCGTCCGCATGCCCGTAAGGCTCTGCCTGCCCCCGTCTGTCGGCATCCGCGAGGATGACCGCGCAACCCCTTTCCGGGCGCTCACGGCAGCCGCAGCCAGCCTGCTGCCCCCGCACCACCCGTTTCTGCGCCCCCGCTGCCGCCCCGGCTTTGTGGACCTGTATACCGTCCGCCGCAGCATCCTTGCCGCCCTCACGCACACCCTGCCCCAGTTCCGGGGAACGGTGGTGGACATGGGGGCAGGATGCGCCCCGTACCGCACGCTGTTTCTGGATGCCCCCGCCGTCACCCGCTATCTGACGGCAGACATGCCGCAGGGCGGCTACGGTCCTCAGGATATGCCCCATGACGCCCCGCCGCCGTGGGATATGCCATGGGACGGACGCACCCTGCCCATGGAACCGGGCAAGGCAGGTGCCGTGGTGCTCACCGAGGTGCTGGAACACTGCCCGGACCCGGCCCGCGTACTGGCAGAGGCGCACCGCGTTCTTACACCGGGCGGCCTGATTTTCCTGACCGTGCCCTTTCTCTGGCCCCTGCACGATGTGCCCTGTGATGCCTACCGCTACACCCCGTGGACGCTGGAGCGCCTGCTGCAATCAACTGGCTTTGCCGATGTGCAGGTACGGCCGCTGGGCGGGTTCGATGCGGCCATGGCTCAGATGCTGGGCCTGTACATCCGCCGCCGTTCCCTGCAGAGCGGCTACCTGCGCGTTCTGCGCCCCCTGCTCTCTTTCGCCGCCGCTCCGGTTGTCCGGCTGCTCACCGCGCAGGACAATCCCCCGAGCCATTTTCATGAAGGGCTCATGTGCTCCGGCCTGTGGGCCACCGCCCGCAAGCCCTCTTTTGCGCCCCATGCGGACGCAGGAACCCCGGCACCGGAAGCCCGGCACGGCGAGCGCGGGTGCGCTTCTCCCCTGCCTGATGCCTGCACTCCCGCCGCACCCGAACAGTCGTGA
- a CDS encoding acylneuraminate cytidylyltransferase family protein — protein MSDMKRRQQEVVNHYFRNTEMPLTDWRARFSGGLSKTVVQIPARAGSTRVADKNIREVCGLPLMAYSILIARALPGVDRVVVNTDSPRYAEIARHYGAEVPFLRPAEFATARCSSYWAYFYLLRHLVDEEYPVRTIITLAPTNPFRNRDHLARLVSLTQQCGSVQSAFRTPTSRTALFRPCDADTEDASKSGKNGRTDGNDAADADDTTDAADEGGMGSAKAAHGTNHADSAAQTGTAQGHAPKSPPRRVHLHDPEQTFFKPLGHFSGRNVFPAHITHKHMEFVSNPLELIDIDTEHDLALAHSAVAANLYDFGIPL, from the coding sequence ATGTCAGATATGAAACGACGCCAGCAGGAGGTGGTGAACCACTACTTCCGCAACACGGAAATGCCGCTCACGGACTGGCGTGCCCGGTTCTCCGGCGGCCTGTCGAAAACCGTGGTTCAGATTCCCGCCCGCGCAGGCTCCACGCGGGTGGCGGACAAGAATATCCGCGAGGTCTGCGGCCTGCCCCTCATGGCGTACAGCATCCTCATCGCCCGTGCCCTGCCCGGAGTGGACAGGGTTGTCGTGAACACAGACAGCCCCCGCTACGCCGAAATCGCACGCCACTACGGGGCGGAGGTTCCGTTCCTCAGACCGGCGGAATTTGCCACCGCCCGGTGCAGCTCCTACTGGGCCTATTTTTATCTGCTGCGTCACCTGGTGGATGAGGAGTACCCGGTCAGAACCATCATCACCCTTGCCCCCACCAACCCGTTCCGCAACAGGGACCATCTAGCGCGGTTGGTGTCCTTGACGCAGCAATGCGGTTCTGTGCAATCCGCCTTCCGCACGCCCACCTCCCGCACGGCGCTGTTCCGCCCCTGTGACGCGGATACTGAAGACGCCTCCAAGAGCGGCAAGAATGGCAGGACTGATGGGAATGATGCAGCTGATGCAGATGATACGACTGATGCGGCTGATGAAGGAGGCATGGGCAGTGCGAAAGCTGCCCATGGGACCAACCATGCAGACAGTGCGGCGCAAACGGGTACAGCACAGGGGCATGCCCCCAAGTCCCCCCCACGCCGTGTACACCTGCATGACCCGGAGCAGACCTTTTTCAAACCGCTGGGCCACTTTTCGGGCCGCAACGTCTTTCCCGCGCACATTACGCACAAGCACATGGAATTCGTCTCCAACCCGCTGGAACTGATAGATATCGACACGGAACACGACCTTGCCCTTGCGCACAGCGCTGTTGCCGCAAACCTGTATGATTTCGGGATTCCGCTATGA
- a CDS encoding UDP-glucuronic acid decarboxylase family protein produces the protein MNRKRILITGGAGFLGSHLCERLLEAGHDVLCVDNFFTGNKPNIIHLLENPYFEVLRHDVTFPLYVEVDEIYNLACPASPVHYQYDPVQTVKTSVHGAINMLGLAKRTGARIFQASTSEVYGDPAMHPQTESYWGNVNPIGPRACYDEGKRCAETLFFDYHRQYGLDIKVVRIFNTYGPRMHPDDGRVVSNFIVQALKGENLTIYGDGSQTRSFCYVDDMIEGFIRMMEHTPDGFTGPVNLGNPVEFSILELARTVIAKVGSASSIEFRPLPVNDPMQRKPDIALAQEKLDWFPSVQLEAGLDRTIAYFDALLSERTATP, from the coding sequence ATGAACAGAAAACGCATTCTCATCACCGGCGGCGCGGGCTTTCTCGGCTCCCACCTGTGCGAACGCCTGCTGGAGGCAGGTCACGACGTGCTGTGCGTGGACAATTTTTTTACAGGGAACAAGCCAAACATCATCCACCTGCTGGAGAACCCCTATTTCGAGGTGCTGCGACACGATGTCACCTTTCCCCTCTATGTGGAGGTGGACGAAATCTACAATCTGGCCTGCCCCGCTTCGCCCGTGCACTATCAGTACGACCCCGTGCAGACGGTTAAAACCTCGGTCCACGGTGCCATTAACATGCTGGGGCTTGCCAAGCGCACCGGCGCGCGCATCTTTCAGGCATCCACCTCGGAGGTATACGGCGACCCCGCCATGCACCCGCAGACGGAATCCTACTGGGGCAACGTGAACCCCATAGGCCCGCGCGCCTGCTATGACGAGGGCAAACGCTGCGCGGAGACGCTGTTCTTCGACTATCACCGCCAGTACGGGCTGGACATAAAGGTGGTGCGCATCTTCAACACTTACGGCCCACGCATGCACCCGGACGACGGGCGCGTGGTTTCCAATTTCATCGTGCAGGCGCTTAAAGGGGAAAACCTCACCATCTACGGAGACGGTTCCCAGACACGTTCCTTCTGCTACGTTGACGACATGATCGAAGGTTTCATCCGCATGATGGAACACACGCCCGATGGCTTTACCGGCCCCGTGAATCTGGGGAATCCTGTGGAATTCAGCATTCTGGAGCTTGCCCGCACGGTCATAGCCAAGGTGGGCAGTGCCTCGTCCATAGAATTCAGGCCGCTGCCGGTCAATGATCCCATGCAGCGCAAGCCGGATATCGCCCTTGCGCAGGAAAAACTGGACTGGTTCCCCTCTGTGCAACTGGAGGCCGGACTGGACAGGACCATAGCCTATTTTGATGCGCTGCTTTCTGAAAGGACGGCAACGCCCTGA
- a CDS encoding glycosyltransferase family protein: protein MRIVHFAVTPLAGAPLRLVQAINAHTGHSARLIDLCRYGTEDFGQDVVFAEQPERAIELAEQADIIHFHNYLDMDSPHFAPIRFRALAARGTLFIRHFHSHPELVAGRMGISPQTLLEQRIPSLVIAQFQERYYPRSRVVPNFVPETHPAYLPFAAGETQRAPRFHVFCSPTNLRGAWDCRWNTKAAPQMLEMITQVCRHTGGTWALAHKTPLLRTLALKRDSRVVADDMVTGSYHLTGLEGLSQGKPVLTHLDDRTRRVFEHFSGTAEVPFVNIRLEDAAPVLRHLLTHPEEAEEVGAAGRAFMENRWSCARMVHHLDEAYTLLAHDPASVVRQKELALEGAHRFFALALPDLLHGERMVQQRAQVRLSREAEREILARDTTETGTTGNHTDEAYPPIQQERP, encoded by the coding sequence ATGCGGATTGTCCACTTTGCCGTCACCCCTCTCGCAGGTGCCCCCCTGCGTTTGGTGCAGGCCATTAACGCCCACACCGGCCACTCGGCGCGGCTCATAGACCTGTGCCGCTACGGCACCGAGGACTTCGGGCAGGACGTGGTCTTTGCCGAGCAGCCGGAACGGGCGATTGAACTGGCGGAGCAGGCGGACATCATCCACTTTCACAACTATCTGGACATGGACAGCCCCCACTTTGCCCCCATCCGCTTCCGCGCGCTGGCTGCCAGGGGCACCCTGTTCATCCGCCATTTTCACAGTCACCCCGAACTGGTGGCAGGGCGCATGGGCATATCGCCGCAAACCCTGCTGGAGCAGCGCATTCCCTCACTGGTCATCGCCCAGTTTCAGGAACGCTATTACCCCCGCTCCCGCGTGGTGCCCAACTTTGTTCCGGAAACACACCCCGCCTATCTGCCCTTTGCCGCCGGGGAGACGCAACGTGCGCCACGGTTCCATGTGTTTTGCAGCCCCACCAACCTGCGCGGGGCGTGGGACTGCCGCTGGAACACCAAGGCTGCACCGCAGATGCTGGAGATGATCACGCAGGTGTGCAGGCACACCGGGGGCACATGGGCGCTGGCGCACAAAACGCCGCTTCTGCGCACCCTTGCCCTCAAGCGGGATTCACGCGTGGTGGCGGACGACATGGTCACGGGCAGCTACCACCTCACGGGGCTGGAAGGGCTGAGTCAGGGCAAGCCCGTGCTCACCCATCTGGACGACCGCACCCGCCGTGTCTTTGAACATTTTTCGGGCACTGCGGAGGTGCCGTTTGTCAACATACGGCTGGAAGACGCCGCCCCCGTGCTACGCCACCTGCTCACCCACCCGGAAGAAGCGGAAGAAGTAGGTGCGGCGGGCCGCGCCTTTATGGAAAACCGCTGGTCCTGCGCCCGCATGGTGCACCATCTGGACGAGGCATACACCCTGCTGGCGCACGATCCTGCATCGGTGGTGCGGCAGAAGGAACTGGCCCTTGAGGGGGCGCACAGATTCTTCGCCCTTGCCCTGCCGGATCTGCTCCATGGGGAACGCATGGTGCAGCAGCGCGCACAGGTACGCCTTTCGCGGGAAGCAGAACGGGAAATACTGGCCCGCGACACGACTGAAACAGGCACGACAGGGAACCACACGGACGAGGCGTATCCCCCCATTCAACAGGAAAGGCCATGA